Genomic segment of Candidatus Aegiribacteria sp.:
TGCCCTTCGCGTTCTATCCATACTGAAGGCTCCCTACTGGATGATCTCTCTCCCTTTCCGCCTACCTGCTCTTCTTCTTTTCGGATTAAACAGGGACACGAATCCCGATTTTATTGACTGGTTCATTACTCCTCCGGACGTCATCTGGCTGGAACGGCGCAGGGAAAAGGGTGATCCGGGGGAATATGAAAAAGAGCAGGAACTCATGGACAGTATTATCGATTTCTCAGACAAGATCGTAAGGGAAGTCATGGTTCCACGGATCGACATGATTTGCGTGGAGATAAAAGCAGATCTATCAACGATATTCGATGAACTGAAAAAAGCCGGTCACTCCAGAATACCCGTTTACGAAGAAAAAATAGACAACATCCGCGGAGTGCTGTATGCCAAGGATATTCTTGTTCTTCTTTCGGAAGATGAAAATAATTTTAAGTTGAGAGACATTTTAAGGAAACCTTACTTCGTTCCCGAATACAAAAGAATCGATGAACTCCTTCGCGAGTTTCAGTCGAACAGAATTCATATGGCTGTGGTTGTCGACGAATATGGCGGAACAGCAGGACTCGTCACAATAGAAGACATAATGGAAGAGGTTTTCGGCGAGATACTTGACGAATACGACAAAGAAGCTCTTCTCGTAAGAAAACTCGATGACAACTCTTATATTCTGGATGCCCGCATACCCATTGACGATCTGAACGAACTACTCGACACCACTTTCGAAGACGTAGACTATGAAAGCCTTGGAGGAATGGTTTACCAGCTTATGGGCAAAATTCCCCGGCAGCATGATGCGGCCGAGCTATCCGGCTACATATTCACCGTTGAACAGATAAAGGCACAGCGAATTCTTTATGTCAGAGTAGAGCCAGTTGGTATCGCGGGAGATAATGCAGGCTAGAGTCACAACTCCGTCATTTGTTATTCGCAGAGTTCGATGGAGTGAATCATCACTGATACTGACTCTGTATTCGTTGGACTTCGGAAGGATCTCCGCAATAGCCAAAGGAGCCCTCAGGCCGAAAAGCTCTTTCTATGGGAGACTTGAGCTTCTTTCTATGGTGGATATTTCTCTTTCCCGTCGCGAAGGCAGAGAAATGGATACAGCCACTGAAGCCACAGTTCTTAACCATTATGAATCAATCCGCGGCAATCCTGATGCCTTTGTTCATTCCTGCGTTTTCATTGAATGGCTTTTAAACACGATATCAGGCAGCGAGCCTTCTCATCCCATGTTCCATCTTA
This window contains:
- a CDS encoding hemolysin family protein, which produces MITTATLYIAGLSVLFLSSGIRSCIPELTLSEGRDTSERRHAAIFHLGILRLMNFAGTVSSGVGAILLAGDISLHISLPYWAITLILVLAAFILSVILPSLIAKKNALRVLSILKAPYWMISLPFRLPALLLFGLNRDTNPDFIDWFITPPDVIWLERRREKGDPGEYEKEQELMDSIIDFSDKIVREVMVPRIDMICVEIKADLSTIFDELKKAGHSRIPVYEEKIDNIRGVLYAKDILVLLSEDENNFKLRDILRKPYFVPEYKRIDELLREFQSNRIHMAVVVDEYGGTAGLVTIEDIMEEVFGEILDEYDKEALLVRKLDDNSYILDARIPIDDLNELLDTTFEDVDYESLGGMVYQLMGKIPRQHDAAELSGYIFTVEQIKAQRILYVRVEPVGIAGDNAG